Within Haematobia irritans isolate KBUSLIRL chromosome 2, ASM5000362v1, whole genome shotgun sequence, the genomic segment atatatatatatatatatatatatatatatatatatatatatatatatatatatatatatatatatatatatatatatatatatatatatatatatatatatatatatatatatatatatatatatatatatatatatatatatatatatatatatatatatatatatatatatatatatatatatatatatatatattatatatataatatatatatatatatatatatttatatatatatatatatatatatatatatatatatatatatatatatatatatatatatatatatatatatatatatatatatatatatatatatatatatatatatatatatatatatatatatatatatatattatatatatatatatatatatatatatatatatatatatatatatatatatatatatatatatatatatatatatatatatatatatgtatatatatatatatatatatatatatatgtatatatatatatatatatatattatatatatatatatatatatatatatatgtatatatatatatatatatatatatatatatgtatatatatatatatatatatatatatatatatatatatatattatatatatatatatatatatatatatatatatatatatatatatatatatatatatatatatatatatatatatatatatatatatatatatatatatatatatatatatatatatatatatatatatatatatatatatatatatatatatatatatatatatatatatatatatatatatatatatatatatatatatatatatatatatatatatatatatatatatatatatatatatatatatatatatatatatattgagtgGTGTCTTGGTTCAGTCGATTTTACGCTTCTGATTGCTGATTTTATGTAATGAAGTTGATCTGTAGGATTTAGAGTAGAATCCTCCTTAAAAAATCACCGGGTAGTTGTATTTGTTCTCCAAAAAGAATTTCTGCAGGGCATGCTCCTATGTCCTCTTTAGTAATAGACCTGATACCTAGTAGAACTGTGTTGAGAGTGTTTGTCCACTGAATATCTTCCGCACATGTTAATGCTGATTTCAAAACTCTATGAAAACGTTCTACAAGTCCGTTTGATTGGGGGTGAAATGAGGTTGTAAAATTGTGTGCAATGCCACATTTAGCTATTTCTTTAAACATGTGAGATGTAAATTGACTTCCTCTATCAGTGGAATTTGGTATTCCGTATCGACATATCCAATTGTTGTAAAATGCGGTGAAGACAGTTTCAGCTCTTATATCGGGCAAAGGAATTGCTTCTGGCCAACGACTGAAACGACCCATGTATGTTAGCAGATATGTAAATCCTTCAGATGGAGGTAGTGGTCCCACGATATCCAAATGTACCACAACAAAACGAGATGTTGTCGGTGAAAACTTGCCAAAATCAGTTTTGTTGTGCTTGGTGATTTTGCAGCGTTGACATTCCAAACAACCTCGAGCCCATTCATTAATATCTTTATTCATAGAAGtccaataaaatttctttgcgaTCAGTTTACGTGGATGTGAAAGGCTATGTATATTGTAAAATGCTTGCTTTCGGAATTCGTTTGGAAGAATCGGAAGGGAAACACCTGTTGAGACGTCGCACCATATCTTAATGTCAGTGTTTGGAATATTTACCGCAATTATCGTCTTGCTCTTACATttacacccttattcctgaagtcgccctcgctctcATCGTCGCTGtttgtcgtctgtcgcttttaagtcgtctcgtcattcatttggtattcctgcgaagtggcgacggcgacgaagacgattactttttgtaccaattacaatactccGTAATAAGaggccgatatcactagaaaacaatcagctgatgtgcaaaaaaagaattttaattttttcggtttaaaatatttttatttctgacgcaattctaagtcggaaaatcaagaaaaaatatttaatttgacgcggaaaaaatgtggatatatattcgacgacagttaaagcttccaaaactacaaagatggcgacgacgctgagatcaatggcacaaggatcatcgtgaaagaaaacaatcagctgatgtgcaaaactgaattttaattatttgtgtttaaaatgctgtttgtttgtaatccaatgttgacgtggaaaatcaaaataaatgataaatttgactcgggaaatgatatagatatctacattaggacaataacatccggcatatacaattggaacgacgttgacattatgtgtccaaggatcattcaaagttcgacacaattgttacctaagtttggtgctaaataaaatacattagccttgaaggatttctattaaaaataaatggaattgaaaatcaacacgtttactttaattgtacagtgttcttttttatgatttaaatgtgatgaccataactgctatatatactgatttttcccattttttgtaattgttgaagattagtcacttcacctcttaccaatttccattttttacatttatttttcaattgttcgattaataaagtcaaaaaaacttcttcagaaattaaacactaaactcgtcgctgataaatttaaaggcgacaaaaagcgacgacgttggcgacaaaaagcgacaccaggaataccgattttcttcgatagcagaatatatcgacgaacggaataccaattagtggcgactgacgaaaagcgacaaaaagcgacggcgagggcgacttcaggaataagggtgttaATCTCTTTAAACTGTGGGTCTTCTTCTTGAGATTCCGACAGTCTTCTGTAGTCTAATGTTTGTTTTGTCTAGTGCGGGACTCCAAAGCATCTATTCTGGCAATCAGCTCGTCCATTTTGGTCGTTAAATTTCTGGATGTTGAAGTTTGTTGCAACTCTGAGACGAAACATGTCGTTGAAGTCGAGAGGGTTTCCATGATTCTATCTGCTCGTACGCCTAACTGGTCTATTTCCTGAGTATCACAGACCGCTAAAATACTTCGTATTTTCTCTGGCAAACGCTCTAAAAATAAAGTCCTTAATACCTCATCAGAACCTAATTCTATGCCGCTTAGTATGCGCTTGATTTGATTTTCTGCTGATTCGGCGAAGGAATCGGTTATGCGTTTCTTCATCGCATCATACTTATTCGTGATTGATGTGTCcaacaataacaggttggctgataagtcccgggtctgacacatagatggcgtcgctagtattaaatgcatattattttatatagtaccaaccttcaaatgattcgtgtcaaaatttgacgtctgtaagtcaattagtttgtgagatagggcgtcttttgtgacgcaacttttgttattgtgaaaaaaaaaatggaaaaaaaggaatttcatgttttgataaaatactgtttccgaagggaaaaaatacggtggaaaaaaacttggcttgataatgagtttccggactctgcccagggaaataaacaataattgattggtatgcaaaattcaagcgtggtgaaataagcacggaggacggtgaacgcagtggacgcccaaaagaggtggttaccgacgaaaacatcaaaaaaatccacaaaatgattttgaatgaccgtaaaatgaagttgatcaagaTTGCAGACGCCTTAAAGatatgcaaaatgggtgccgcgcgagctcacattttaccaaaaacaacaacgtgttgatgattctgagcggtgtttgcagctgttaactcgtaatacacccgagtttttccgtcgatatgtgataatggatgaaacatggctgcatcactacactcctgagtccaatcgacagtcggcagagtggacagcgaccggtgaaccgtctccgaagcgttgaaagactcaaaagtccgctggcaaagtaatggcctctgttttttgggatgcgcaatgaatattttttatcgattatcttgagaagggaaaaaccatcaacagtgactattatatggcgttattggagcgtttgaaggtcgaaatcgcggcaaaacggtcccatatgaagaagaaaaaagtattgttccacaaagacaacgcaccgtgccagaagtcattgagaacgatggcaaaaattcatgaattgggcttcgaattgcttccccacccaccgtattctccagatctggtcccagcgactttttcttgttctcagacctcaaaaggatgatcgccgaaactgaggcctattttgaggcaaaaccgaaggagtactaccaaaatggtatcaacaaattggaaggtcgttataatcgttgtatcgctcttgaagggaactatgttgaataataaaaacgaattttgacaaaaaaatgtgtttttctttgttagaccggggacttatcagccaacctgttaagtgtTTCACCATAAAAAGTACGGAGGGACCCAAATTTGCGACGAGATATTCATATTTGGTAGAGTCTTGTGTAATTCCGTGAAGACGAAATGTAGCCTCAACTTGTAAGAACCATATGGCTGGTTCTTCTTTCCAAAATGCTGAAAGTTTCGCGATTCTTGCGGATTCAATGCCTACATTGTTTACAGGATGACTGCTGttgttttttgaaatgttttctgtTGACATCTTCGAAATAATCTTATTTAGGGgtcaccaaattgtaggtagcttttacaatttaaataaaagaaatgtatttcgaattactcttaatttcaaaaccgaaaactgaaaatttcattttagaaaatgccaaaacatatttttcaccaaaaatccaaagcatgctaagattatgtaatatattaaactaacaagtaaataaagtagAAGTGTTGAGAAGGTAGTTCCCACAAGATCTGTTAAATAAGAAGATATCATTTTACGAGCAGAAGTTCTCGAAACCCTTCGACAAGATTGAAAGATTGAATACTACCGATATAGTTTTTAAACTTCTCTGGATTCCAGACAAACATGGAAAACTATACGTAATATTGGTAGTGGAAGGAAGGCAGATAATCGATTTCGATTTATTGATGTTGATGAACTAAACTCACTCTTCAAACTTAACTTTATTGATCAatgggaaaaatgaaaaattacatTGCTCCTCAGCTGCTGCAACCAGAATATACGGATTACCCAAAATCCGTAAACCAAACATGCCACTTAGACCTATCGTTTCCTCTATCAATGTTCCTTGCTACGGATTGTCAAAATACATTGGACAAATATTAAGAAGACTAGTATCGGAGAAATATAATATCAAGAATTCGTTACAACTGAAGAACAATCTACAGAACTTCATATTGGACAAGAACGAAATTTATCAATCAAAGACCAAAATAACGTATAGTGTACAGTACGTACCTGGACTAACCGACAAAAAACATCTGAAGGCAATAATACAAACTAAAAACATATGTTTTGCTTATAAGCACAACTTCACACTCAGTTGCATCTTCTCGAAAGTAAAAACCCCAAttgacaaacaacaacaaagcaatGTTGTTTACGAAATTCCATGCAGATTCAACAATAATGAACCATGCGATATCTTATAGGaacaacaaaacgaaatttACACACAAGAGTattcatttctattttaattttatattcagaTTGTCCGTTTAAAAAGCTTAATTCACCGAATACTTTCAATTAGCGAAAAAGGGAATCACAAGAATCTTTTCAATAAACTCATTCCCGAAGAAACTAATTGAAGAATTTATAAACGAAATAAAAGGAAAAATCAAATACAGCTCACAAGAACTTGACTTAATCAAAGACCAAAATAACGTAAcagctgaaaaagttttttttagtgtgCGGTACGTACCTGCACTAGCCGACAAAAAACATCTGAAGCCAATAATACAAACTAAATACATATGTTTTTCACACTCAGTTGCATCTTctcgaaagtaaaaaaaaaacctcaATTGACAAACAACGACAAAGCAATGTTTACGAAATTCCATTCAGAGGCAACAATAATGAACCATGCGATCTCTTATACATAGGAACTACAAAACGAAATTTACACACAAGAGTAACTGAACATCGAATGGACATAGAAAAGAAAAAGGAGAGTACAGCATTATCACAACATGTATTGCGCCATGAACGCACAGCTGATTTTGAAAACGTGCGCTTACTAGAGAGGAAAAATAAGGGCAGAAAGAGACTAACCTTAGAAAGTTTACGAAAAACAAAAGATTGACAGAACAATAAATGTTAAAGAGGACACTGACAATTTAAGCGTTAGTTACAGATTTGCAATATCTTAATTCACTGTGACGTAACGTtgggataaaaatttaaaaaggttTTCTTCTTTACATCAATGAATTTAGGTCCAATTAACTAAATAAAACATGCATGCCCTGCAGAAATTCTTTTTGGAGAACAAATACAACTACCCGGTGATTTTTTAAGGAGGATTCTACTCTAAATCCTACAGATCAACTTCATTACATAAAATCAGCAATCAGAAGCGTAAAATCGACTGAACCAAGACACcactcaatatatatatatatatatatatatatatatatatatatatatatatatatatatatatatatatatatatatatatatatatatatatatatatatatatatatatatatatatatatatatatatatatatatatatatatatatatatatatatatatatatatatatatatatatatatataatatatatatatatatatatatatatatatatatatatatatatatatatatatatatatatatatatatatatatatatatatatatatatatatatatatatatatatatatatatatatatatatatatatatatatatatatatatatattatatatatatatatatatatatatatatatatatatatatatatatatatatatatatatatatatatatatatatatatatatatatatatatatatatatatatatatatatatatatatatatatatatatatatatatatatatattatatatatatatatatatatatatatatatatatatatatatatatatattatatatatatatatatatatatatatatatatatatatatatatatatatataatatatatatatatatatatatatatatatatataatatatatatatatatatatatatatatatatatatatatatatatatatatatatatatatatatatatatatatatatatatatatatatatatatatatatatatatatatatatatatatatatatatatatatatatatatatatatatatatatatatatatatatatatatatatatatatatatatatatatataatatatatatatatatatatatatatatatatatatatatatatattatatatatatatatatatatatatatatatatatatatatatatatatatatatatatatatatatatatatatatatatatatatatatatatatatatatatatatatatatatatatatatatatatatatatatatatatatatatatatatatatatatatatatatatatatatatatatatatatatatatatatatatatatatatatatatatatatatatatatatatatatatatatatatatatatatatatatatatatatatatatatatatatatatatatatatataataccgTACCCTGATGAAATTCCGGGAAACTAAAGTCGCAGTAGTTGGCGATATAAAGGAGATGTTCCTTCAGATTAAAATTCCAAAGGAAGATGAACAATAACAGCGATTTTTATGGCGGAATGGCAATACTTCTCAGGAcgttgatatatatatatatgttatgtaaAGGATTATGTTTGGTGCCACCTGCTCTCCAACTATAGcccagtttgtgaaaatttccgagAGCAAGGAATTGTTAATAGACACTATGTCGACGATTACGTTGACTCATTCAAAAATGAGAAAGAATGTGTGGAAGTTATTGGAGACGTTATTAGAATACACAAAAATGGAGGTTTTGATCTAAGAAAGATACTGTCGAACTCGCACAAGGTAATGCATTTATATGGTGATGGATAACTTATGGACAATATAAATGTCGTAAAAGAAGGATAACAGAATACTGTTGGTCAGTGAAGTCTTGACACATTTACATTCGTTTTGAAGCTTAATAAAGTTAAGCCAGAAATCTTAACCCTTAAAAAACGTCCTACGAAAAGAGAATTGCTGAGTCTTACGATGTCAATTTTTGACCCCTTTGGATTTCTAGCTGACTTCATGATAACGGCCAAACTTTTAATGCAAAGAATATGGAAGTTAAATGGAAAAATGGACGAGGATTCCTTTGTCTTAACGAAAATCTTTGGCCCAAACAGACTTTTAATGAAGATTTGAATGAAAATACTGAAGAGCTACGAACTAGTGACATACCTGTCACTGCATTAACATGGTTGACGGTCAATaacttaaaactaaaattgtgtATTCCCATTGCTtttggatttatttttaaagcatttatttatttattgcttATAAAAACGAATAGCAAaaccaaatcaattttattggtAAATTAATAATTATCTAATATGCGATAATCACAAAAGAtttatttgttacattttttctgAACAGAAGCCGATCCAGATCACATGATGATGATACCAAAAAATACCGTGAAAAAGGTAAATATAGAGATCGTTCAAAGGAAAGAGATAGAGAAAAGGACAGGGAACGTAACAGATCTTCTCGCGAAAGAGGCAGAGAACGCAATAGGAGCCGATCACCGCGGGAAGCTCGAGGAAAAAGTCGTTCACGTGAGAGAAGACGAACTCGATCCAAGGATAGAAGTAGTCGAACCCGTTCAGAAAGAAGAGTAAGCCGATCCCGGGACTATCGTCGCAGTCGCTCCAAAGATCGCCGACGCAGAGATCTCAGCCCCATTAGAGAACGTGGTCGAAGCCGGTCATATAGGCGTTCCCGATCAAGGGAAAGAAGGTATATTTACGGTTTAttataaacttttcattttcatttacgTTTATTGAACAGTCGACGACACAGTGGATCGCCAAGACCATACAGGAGAGGCCGCACACCACCAAATGGCTTGGGATCGGATCGGTCCCCGCAAACAGAACTCAGTCCCGAAGAACGTGATGCTCGCACAATATTTTGTATGCAATTGTCTCAGCGTGTTAGAGCACGTGATCtcgaagaatttttttccagCGTTGGAAAAGTACGAGATGTTCGACTCATAACTTGCAATAAGACAAAACGTTTTAAGGGCATCGCatatattgaatttaaagatcCGGAGTCGGTTGCACTAGCTTTAGGCCTGTCAGGGCAAAGATTATTGGGAATTCCAATAGTTGTGCAACACACGCAAGCTGAAAAAAATCGCATAGCAAATGCAGTACCAACATTTACGCCAAAAAACCATACAGGACCAATGCGTTTGTATGTTGGGTCATTGCATTTCGACATAACGGAAGACATGCTCCGAGGCATATTTGAACCCTTTGGAAAAATTGATACAATACAGTTGATAATGGATACCGAAACAGGACGCTCCAAAGGATACGGCTTTATAACGGTACGTATTCTAAACATTGATACTGTAAATTATTAAAACTAGCTCCAAAAATGACAATTATGCAGCATTGACATTACCCATAAAAATCTGTTGATAAAAAGTAATGAACTGTTAGGAAAATTTTAAGCTGAATCTTCTAGATTCGATTTTGATCTTTTTGTGGTTAACAATGTTATTACATGATTATGAAAGAAATGCATCCATTTATCGATTTTATATCCGTATATTAAATTATGCTGACTTTGAAATAGATGATTAGTTAATACAATAATCGTGTAACTTTTTAGTAACTTAGTGTTCTATTTGTTGATTTAGTGCtctaataaaaaatgtattttataatTTACAGTATCACAACGCAGAAGATGCTAAAAAGGCTTTAGAACAATTGAATGGTTTTGAATTGGCAGGTCGCCCAATGAAAGTAGGCAACGTAACCGAAAGATTGGACATGAACACATCATCCCTTGATACCGATGAAATGGATAGGAGTGGCATTGATCTAGGAGCAACTGGTCGACTACAACTAATGTTTAAATTAGCTGAAGGTGCAGGGCTTGCTGTTCCTCAGGCCGCCGCGAATGCACTACTTGCTACCGCCCCACAACCGGTACCCATTAACACTCAATCACAAAATCCTCCTATTGCGACGCAATGCTTCTTGTTATCAAATATGTTTGACCCACGTACAGAAACCAATCCTAATTGGGATTTAGAAATAAGAGATGATGTTATCGATGAATGTTCAAAACATGGTGGtgtattacatatttttgtagaTAAAGTTACACCTACTGGAAACGTATATGTAAAATGCCCTAGTATAACAACTGCTGTATTAGCAGTAAACGCTTTACATGGGCGTTGGTTTGCAGGTCGTGTTATTGGTGCTTCTTATGTTCCGCTTCTAAATTATCATTCAATGTTTCCCGATGCTATAACAGCTGTTAATTTGCTTACTTCAAACAGGAAGTCAAACGACTAATTGACTAATACCAAAACATAACACGAATATCATAGTGCATCTCCGTTATGATCGTGGTTTATATCGTGAAAGCGATTATGATCATTTTATATTCCATTGGTAGACATGCACGCATTCCTTTCCTTTAGGTTAAGACTTTATATGTATCAATATTTGTAATATTCATTGGAAGGAATAAATAAATGTTATGTTAACTTCAACCTATGCAATTCATTTTTGAGCACTCTAAAACCAGCAAACTTACTTAAGACCTAATTCGtatacagttcttttcaaaacATTCGCAACTAACGCCACCATGAACTTAATCTGGGTAATTCTCCCTTAAttagaatttgtttttattatttattcgtgtctgttctggtacacacGTGTATTGTTTCGTCAGGTGGACTACACTTTCCGTCACAGTCCTGGGGTGTTACTATGTAATTCGTTgcgataattaattttattcgaTAATTGTTTTcgattcaaattttctttcgtaCTATGTAATACTATCGAATGCACTAAAATGTGTAGCTAGTTTATAACGTAAAATGGCACCACTTACGAATAATAAAAAAGGTGTAATTTGTCAGCATTATCAGTGATTCTCAAAAattgataaacaaaaaaaaaattagtaaatacaataaaatggATAGTGTTGAGAATATTGGGAGATGGCATAAATATATCATCGCTTTCGGATAAAAGTtaataaatatgtttatttaACCGCCTGAATGAGTGTGTtgttagttttattaaaaatttcagatTATCGAAGGGAGCATTCAACTATGTAATGGACAAAATAAAGGATGTGCTTGCCCTGAAAATGCGTTCTACAGCGGTAAGCCCCGAAATAAAGTTATCTGCCACATTAAAATTCCTTGACCCAGAGAACtggttggttgcaattcgatcattacaataaggagataatgacactaacttattgtttgttacaagaacaatgttttgataATTTCCCCCATTATATCCACACAACTGtaaaaaagttcacaaaatCAAATAGGAATTCCCATAACCTTCAATTTAGTtttatgtttcataaaattgtggagctaaccaccagcatagtAAGACCCACAgcatgggaatcaacaaatggttaGTATTTATAACCAAAAGTTGAATATACTAAAAGAATTTTAGTTCAGTCATGGGATGCAcgtaaggtagttgttgcaacaaataaatggTAATATCAACATTGACAATTTAAATGGTATGACactacaaaatttacaaaacgagAAACAACGTCATTAAATGTActtatttaataaattgaacAAAACCTTACGCATTAACAAGTGTAGACTAGAATTTGGCTTAAGGTAAGTATcgtacaaatttagtaaaaacagTATTATAAAAGTTTCCATACAATttgcaggcttcatacaccaacaaacacaaatactttttacaGCAAGCGAGCTTTTCTATTGTATTGAGCACATAAAATTCTAGAACGAGTAAACGGCAGTTCTAAATCGATCTGTATTTATATTTAGAGGAGGAAATATCTGGtaagtatatattgaattaggtttTGTAGTTTGACCACTAATAACCATCTGCCATTGATGTACAAAAATacccctataaaaataaacaagcttTATTTCATCCATCtgtaaattgatctcacatataggttaaaaacctttgttgttagcagccaatctattttgtatttattttcacaatttattaaattttgtaataagtaaataaaatctcaatattaTCTGcgctttttatttaatattggaatttggtaAGAATATCTAACAATTGGTTAGGGTAATAATAAGTAACATTGAAGGCGGTTACACCAACAAACCAAACAATTATTACGAGAGTGCGACAATCAATGCAAAATTAatccaacatactaccatgCATTTACAATTtccaaatgttagttgtgctgacaAATATCATTGATATGTTTGTTGATAGAACCACCcgctttcggttggcaaataattcggttgaggcaacgaatttgaTTTCTGGGTGTATCAACACCGAATTGGCCAATATCGTGCGCTGGATTGGCGCACACGACCAGTGGGTGGGACGAGAGGGCAAGGAGTAAACGGACGAGAAGTTGTTGAGCTTTTTGTTTATTGTCAACCGTACACACACAGGTAGCTCGTTTTCCAATAAATTTTGGTCTGCGGTAGATAAGCTGGTTAGTGCATTATTTATGTCGAATTTCCctgccaatattttttgaatttggaggcgcttctgagaatccccactacgtcgaaaacagacgtatacgatatccaaaactcctcggaaaagcgccgtcactattgagaagttgtaccacgtcaagttactacaaaaaagtatcgcatgagtgcaattattaggtgcccttctggatacatttagaaggacgccaataagagccccttcaaacaatcagacaaagtgcattttaagatagttgtaaaagaatcattgtggtcaagtaaacacgattgtttagatgtttattaattttattaaacatttataaa encodes:
- the Caper gene encoding RNA-binding protein 39-like protein Caper (The sequence of the model RefSeq protein was modified relative to this genomic sequence to represent the inferred CDS: added 203 bases not found in genome assembly), which produces MAEEFDVEAMLEAPYVKNISTIASGSSRGDETTRHVRNEETDEKNAAASKRDTGSSSSDHNGRKHSSRSRSRSHDDDTKKYREKGKYRDRSKERDREKDRERNRSSRERGRERNRSRSPREARGKSRSRERRRTRSKDRSSRTRSERRVSRSRDYRRSRSKDRRRRDLSPIRERGRSRSYRRSRSRERSRRHSGSPRPYRRGRTPPNGLGSDRSPQTELSPEERDARTIFCMQLSQRVRARDLEEFFSSVGKVRDVRLITCNKTKRFKGIAYIEFKDPESVALALGLSGQRLLGIPIVVQHTQAEKNRIANAVPTFTPKNHTGPMRLYVGSLHFDITEDMLRGIFEPFGKIDTIQLIMDTETGRSKGYGFITYHNAEDAKKALEQLNGFELAGRPMKVGNVTERLDMNTSSLDTDEMDRSGIDLGATGRLQLMFKLAEGAGLAVPQAAANALLATAPQPVPINTQSQNPPIATQCFLLSNMFDPRTETNPNWDLEIRDDVIDECSKHGGVLHIFVDKVTPTGNVYVKCPSITTAVLAVNALHGRWFAGRVIGASYVPLLNYHSMFPDAITAVNLLTSNRKSND